CGCTCGAAGCGGTTCACTACGTTTCGAGTCTCGACGATTTCGAGGAGCAGCACATTCCACAGTCTCGAGCCGACGCGCGCTACGATGAAGTCCTCTGCAAGGTCGCGCTGCGCACGGTGCACGAACTGTTCGAGGCCGACCAGGCCGGCGCCCTGCAGACGGTCGTCTGGAACGGCGTCGTCTCTTCCCCGGACCGGGCAGGCGGAAGCTTCACCGCCTGCGTCCTCTCGCTGCGTGCGCACCGCGACGCCTTCAAGACTCTCCACCTCGCCCAGGTCGACCCCAGGAGCTGCCTCGAGGCCTTCGAGTGCGTCGCCGGCGAGAGGCTCCACGAGCTCGACGCCGTGACACCGCTGGTGCCGCTCCGCCCCGCCCCCGGCCGCAAACCGCTGCCGCGGGAGTGCTGGTAGGGGTCCCATTGTCCCTTCGACTCACGAACCCGCGGCTGCCCGCCGCCGGAAAGTGACCGGGGGCCTCCCGGGGTAGCACGACCGGGCAAGTTCGCTTAGACTCGCAGAAATCTGAAGCCGACCGATCCCGTAGTGGTGCGACCCGTCAGGGTCGGATCGTGCTTCCTACAGGCGAACCAACCTCAAGGAGGGTTCTCATGCGCTCACCACGTTTCGCCGCTGTCCTCGCATTCTGCCTCTTCGTCCTTCTGGCCGTCGCCGGCGGTCCGCTCCACGCTCAGGCCTGCACGGTCGCCTCCGGAGCGGCGACCTGGACCATCCCGGCGACGTCCCACTACGATGTAAGCCCGACGTCGAACTTCACGGGCGTGGGCACCGGCGACTATCTGTTCGAGGACGGCTGGTGGTTCCGGGTTTCGGGCGACGCCCAGGAGTTCTTCTTTCCGGCGCCGACCACGACGACCTGCGCCGCCGCCGCGGGAACGATCACCTGGAGCAACGTCTCGGCTCGCGGCTTCGACGCCTCGCTCGCCGTTGCCATCACCTCGCTCGGCGCCGGGTCGGGTGAAGTGATCCAGACGATGACGATCACCAATCTCAGCGATGCCGCGCCGTTGACGATCGACCTCTTCCATTTCGCCGATTTCGACGTCAACGGCACTGCTGGTACGGACACCGCCACCCTCGGGAATCCCAATACGTTCATTCAAGTGGCGGACACCACCGCGGGCACCGCCGAGTACCGCGCGTTCGGTCCGGCCGCGACCTCCTACATGGTGCGCGCGTTTGGCGCGGCGGACGTCGCTGTGCTGCTCGGCGATGCCGACGTCGACAACCTCGACAACACCGGCCTGCCGTTCGCCAGCGGCGACATCACCAGCGCCTTCCAGTGGTCGCTGGTCATTCCTGCGCTAGGTAGCGCTTCGGTCAGCGTCGCCCTGACGGGGAATCAGCCTGCTACTCCGGTCGAGCTGCTGCAGTTCTCGATCGACTGAGATCCGCCTGACTCCCGGGCGCCGCGCCTCCCGCGCGCCCGGGCGCGTTTCACCCTCCGACTCCCCGGCTCACCTCGTCCTTTCCCCCGGCCCCAGGACAGCGGCGAGAGCTCCGGCTCACGCCGCGCGCGGCTCGTGCGCTTTCAGCAGGGCCCGCAGGCGGAACAGAGGTCCTGGCAGCAATCGAGGCGGGAGAGACAGTCTTCGTCGCAGTTGCAGGCGCGTCCAGGCTCGAAGAGGAAGCACTGGCCGAAGCACGAGCTCGTTGCCGGTGCGACGAGCGACCAGTCGAGCTCCGGCGGATCGAATTCGAAGCCGTTGTCGAAAACCGAGTCAGGCCCCGGCGGGACGCAGGTCGAAGCCATCGCCGGGAGAATGAAGGCGGCCAGTTGGTTGTCGGCGCGGGTCGAGAGCGCGAAGGTCTCGCAGTGGTCGTCCGTGCCGGAGGCGATGCCCGCGATCGCCCGTTGCCCCCCTGGTGCGACCAGCACTGGCGAGCCCGAGTCCGCGGCGCAGAAGTTGGCGACGGTGCCGTCCGTGGTGATCACCAGGCTTGTCAGCGTGAGCACGTCCACGCTGGCGAAGCGTTTCACCCCGGCGCCGCCCGCTCCGTCGGAGCCGAGCCCCACGATCGTGACCGACGTCCCGGAGCCGCCGGGGGCGGCGAAGCCGAGTGGCGGCACCGCAGTCGCGCTCGCCAGGGAGACGACGGCGAGATCGAACTCACCCGGTGTCCCGGCCCACTGGGGATGAAGCTCGGCCGCGACGAGGTCGGCCTCGAAATCGGCCGGGCCGGCGATGTCCGGGCCGAGAAAGAAGCGCATGTCGGTGATCGTGCCCGACTCGACGCAATGCGCCGCGGTCAGGATGCAGGCGGGGCCGATGAGGACGCCGCCGCAGAAGAGCGTCGCGCCCTGGATCAGCGCGCCGACCTCGGGGAATTCGGTCGTGGTCGTCCCGCCGACGACCGCCGCCATCGGCGAGGCGAGGAACGCCACCCCGACTGGAAGCCCAACGAGCCAGCGAAGAACTTTGCGCCGAACGTGCATCCCATCCTCCCGCCGCTGTCGCGGCCAGCTGCAGCGTGCTCGATCTGACGCAAGCGCATCACACGCCGCGCTCCGACACAAAGGCCGAAGGAATGAGTTGCTCCCCCACCAAAGCGAGGAGCCCCCTCCTTACTTTGGACAGCGCTCCAAAGGCGAGCGCATTTCAGGATTGGACTTCAGCAGCGGCCTCGATCGGTCCGCAGGCGCCGGACGCTCGTCTGCGGCAAGCGCCGCGAGGGCGCTTGCTACTCGTAGTGCGTCCACATCCGTAGGACGCGGACCGTTCGGAGCTCGGGAAAGACCTCATAGACCAGACGATGCTGAATGTTGATGCGGCGGGAGAACGCGCCGGCGAGATCGCCAACGAGCTTCTCGAAGTGGGGCGGGGACTGGAACGGGTCTTCACGGATCACGGCCAGCAGGTTCTCCGCCCTATCCTTGAGCCCGCTCTGCGAGAGCTTCTTCGCGTCACGAACTGCCTGACGGGTGAACACGACCTCCCAAGCGCCGGGAGGCGGCTCCGCAGCCTTTACTCGCCCGGACCCTGCCTTCACCAGGAGAGCTTCTTCACCGCCTTCGAGAGCGGCTCCGCCATCCCCTCGCGAATCGAGTCGCGCATGCCAGGAATCGAAAGCAGGTAGAGCG
Above is a window of Thermoanaerobaculia bacterium DNA encoding:
- a CDS encoding trypsin-like serine protease; its protein translation is MAFLASPMAAVVGGTTTTEFPEVGALIQGATLFCGGVLIGPACILTAAHCVESGTITDMRFFLGPDIAGPADFEADLVAAELHPQWAGTPGEFDLAVVSLASATAVPPLGFAAPGGSGTSVTIVGLGSDGAGGAGVKRFASVDVLTLTSLVITTDGTVANFCAADSGSPVLVAPGGQRAIAGIASGTDDHCETFALSTRADNQLAAFILPAMASTCVPPGPDSVFDNGFEFDPPELDWSLVAPATSSCFGQCFLFEPGRACNCDEDCLSRLDCCQDLCSACGPC
- a CDS encoding Txe/YoeB family addiction module toxin encodes the protein MKAGSGRVKAAEPPPGAWEVVFTRQAVRDAKKLSQSGLKDRAENLLAVIREDPFQSPPHFEKLVGDLAGAFSRRINIQHRLVYEVFPELRTVRVLRMWTHYE